A single window of Archangium gephyra DNA harbors:
- a CDS encoding PKD domain-containing protein, which translates to MLGVLVGGLVLADHPGGSHLVQVGPVHPAHGFPIWYKDANGLSAELCLEARNPLCGFLPGDVPNPDAPLTVPGNFPEEAFWMLASSTMNTRGGGRATLTLALEAAFASGPVAAGDQLSFGRIRIRVDNPRPGATYRVIHPYGVNVFTDVEGGERGIDFTQDIGSGNFADALESHVGPFLTWSPPSSAPAGFFGDPNVPHAITGSPFGTNVFRIEGPDIGDPGSPFLCSPPATDCIQTELFSLMGKRATLGGVGPLRATYSRTASGGALDVFAFSQPAQSIQVRSPGFSTTPLGGSPDGSYFARVSLGSGPLPTGITLVNITDEPDTVVSIQPVDLVSITRAEYDLATRELRIAARSSDEVEPPVLTAEGWGVLTGGTLVRTGVSVPPPFITVRSSRGGSATLPVLVLGPGTAVPVVANAGPDQSVQSGQSVTLSGAGSSGNITGFSWRQTAGTPVVLTGAATSTATFIAPGTSGALAFELTVSGPGGTSVDAVTVQVLAGSPLVANAGPDQTVVQGRAVTLDATASTGATRFQWRQLSGVPVTLTGADTARPGFTFPRQNTVLLFELTVSGPGGTATDTVQVTNIQDTLTVTRAEFSLARREWLIEGTATVAGPGNTLTLHLGPTLADPVLGSVTVDARGVWSFRQRDPSRRPNATQTVSIESSAGGQLLRVPVPIR; encoded by the coding sequence GTGCTTGGGGTGTTGGTGGGTGGACTGGTGCTCGCCGACCATCCGGGAGGCAGTCACCTGGTCCAGGTGGGGCCCGTGCATCCGGCGCACGGATTTCCCATCTGGTACAAGGACGCAAATGGCCTGAGTGCCGAGCTGTGCCTGGAGGCGAGAAATCCGCTGTGTGGATTCCTCCCCGGGGACGTGCCCAATCCGGATGCACCGCTGACGGTGCCGGGCAACTTCCCCGAGGAAGCCTTCTGGATGCTGGCCAGTTCGACCATGAACACCCGCGGCGGAGGCCGGGCCACCCTGACGCTCGCCCTGGAGGCGGCGTTCGCCAGTGGGCCCGTCGCGGCGGGAGATCAGCTCAGCTTCGGACGCATCCGCATCCGGGTGGACAACCCACGGCCAGGCGCCACCTACCGGGTCATCCATCCCTACGGCGTGAACGTGTTCACCGACGTGGAGGGCGGTGAGCGCGGCATCGACTTCACCCAGGACATCGGCAGCGGCAACTTCGCGGATGCACTCGAGAGCCACGTGGGCCCGTTCCTCACCTGGTCCCCGCCCTCCTCCGCGCCCGCCGGCTTCTTCGGGGACCCCAACGTGCCGCACGCCATCACGGGCAGCCCCTTCGGGACCAATGTCTTCCGCATCGAGGGGCCGGACATCGGCGATCCCGGCTCGCCCTTCCTGTGCAGCCCGCCCGCCACCGACTGCATCCAGACGGAGCTCTTCTCGCTGATGGGAAAGAGGGCCACGCTCGGGGGAGTGGGACCGCTCCGGGCCACCTACTCCCGCACCGCCAGCGGCGGCGCGCTGGACGTCTTCGCCTTCTCGCAGCCGGCGCAGTCCATCCAGGTGCGGAGCCCGGGCTTCAGCACCACACCGTTGGGAGGCTCTCCGGACGGGAGCTACTTCGCACGGGTCTCCCTGGGCAGCGGACCCCTGCCCACGGGGATCACCCTGGTCAACATCACGGATGAGCCGGACACGGTGGTGTCCATCCAACCGGTGGACCTGGTGAGCATCACCCGTGCGGAGTACGACCTGGCCACCCGGGAGCTGCGCATCGCCGCGCGCTCGAGCGATGAGGTGGAGCCCCCCGTCCTCACGGCCGAGGGCTGGGGTGTCCTCACCGGTGGAACCCTCGTGCGCACGGGCGTGAGCGTGCCGCCGCCCTTCATCACCGTGCGCTCGTCCCGGGGAGGCTCGGCCACCCTGCCGGTCCTCGTGCTCGGGCCGGGCACCGCGGTGCCGGTCGTGGCCAACGCGGGGCCCGACCAGTCCGTGCAGTCGGGCCAGTCCGTCACCCTCTCGGGGGCGGGCTCCTCCGGGAACATCACCGGCTTCAGCTGGCGGCAGACCGCGGGCACACCCGTCGTCCTCACGGGGGCCGCGACGTCCACGGCCACCTTCATCGCCCCGGGGACGAGCGGCGCGCTGGCCTTCGAGCTGACGGTGAGCGGGCCCGGAGGGACGTCCGTGGACGCGGTGACGGTCCAGGTGCTGGCGGGGTCCCCGCTGGTGGCCAACGCGGGCCCGGACCAGACGGTGGTGCAGGGGCGCGCTGTCACCCTCGACGCGACGGCTTCCACGGGTGCGACCCGCTTCCAATGGCGCCAGCTCTCGGGCGTGCCCGTCACCCTCACCGGAGCGGACACCGCCCGGCCGGGCTTCACCTTCCCGAGGCAGAACACGGTGCTCCTCTTCGAGCTGACCGTGAGCGGCCCGGGCGGCACCGCCACCGATACCGTCCAGGTCACCAACATCCAGGACACCCTCACCGTCACACGCGCCGAGTTCAGTCTCGCCCGGCGGGAGTGGCTCATCGAGGGCACCGCCACCGTGGCGGGGCCAGGCAACACCCTCACCCTCCACCTGGGGCCCACCCTGGCCGACCCGGTGCTCGGCAGCGTGACGGTGGACGCGCGCGGAGTCTGGAGCTTCCGCCAGCGCGATCCCTCCCGGCGGCCCAATGCCACCCAGACCGTGAGCATCGAATCCAGCGCGGGCGGTCAGCTGCTCCGGGTGCCGGTGCCGATCCGCTAG
- a CDS encoding ABC transporter substrate-binding protein: protein MALAALVLDLGMLGACRKETASSAPELARRGRSLFLRGESTRGEPLVGRLGPERIELSGHVAACARCHGSSGRGSLEGGVEVPDIRPGALGHPRMNAVGAVDDRARPAYGRATLLRAITEGVSASGRKLGVAMPRYELGEVEREELLAYLERLGEAPDPGLSPTTLTLGAVLPLSGEREALGREVEAVLRAAFAEVNAEGGIFRRRLELVVEDEAAPEATARLLERGVFALVGGPSTASSASDTPLRREDIPVLLPLTTHGGDEEGSRFYLYPEESQQARLVVQHLARTDEENVLRRRPLWVVRPEDEAGLAWAWAAREEALRRELPAPLESTAFPDGNEPPPAILYTGPTSGLKDLLRQLESHGLEVPVFAPASLAGPSMVAGASQRVRFVYPPGLEGDEERHRVLSAFLGRHGLRPGNEALQRHAYAAARVLVEALRRAGTDVTRAELVHVLESMRDIDTGVTPPVTFGVDRRVGVRGAQLVRVEPEGGRLQAASPWIPLSP from the coding sequence ATGGCCCTGGCGGCGCTGGTCCTCGACCTGGGGATGCTGGGGGCGTGCCGCAAGGAGACAGCCTCTTCGGCTCCGGAGCTGGCCCGGCGTGGGCGGAGTCTTTTCCTGCGCGGAGAGAGCACCCGCGGCGAGCCCCTCGTGGGACGGCTGGGGCCCGAGCGCATCGAGCTGAGCGGGCACGTGGCCGCCTGCGCGCGCTGCCATGGCTCCTCCGGCCGGGGCAGCCTCGAAGGAGGCGTGGAGGTGCCCGACATCCGGCCGGGAGCGCTCGGGCATCCCCGGATGAACGCAGTGGGAGCGGTGGATGATCGCGCCCGTCCCGCCTACGGCCGGGCCACCCTGCTGCGTGCCATCACGGAAGGCGTGTCCGCCAGTGGCCGGAAGCTCGGGGTGGCCATGCCCCGGTACGAGCTCGGTGAGGTGGAGCGGGAGGAGCTGCTCGCCTATCTGGAGCGGCTCGGAGAGGCGCCGGATCCAGGCCTCTCGCCCACCACCCTCACCCTCGGCGCCGTCCTGCCGCTGAGTGGCGAACGCGAAGCGCTGGGGCGAGAGGTGGAGGCGGTGCTGCGCGCGGCCTTCGCGGAGGTGAACGCCGAGGGGGGCATCTTCCGGCGCCGGTTGGAGTTGGTGGTGGAGGACGAGGCGGCCCCGGAGGCCACCGCGCGGCTGCTCGAGCGCGGCGTGTTCGCGCTGGTGGGAGGCCCGAGCACGGCGTCCTCCGCCTCGGACACGCCGCTCCGGCGCGAGGACATCCCGGTCCTGCTGCCCCTCACCACCCACGGAGGGGACGAGGAGGGCTCCCGCTTCTACCTGTACCCGGAGGAGTCCCAGCAGGCCCGGCTGGTGGTGCAGCACCTGGCACGCACCGACGAGGAGAACGTGCTGCGCCGGCGCCCGCTGTGGGTGGTGCGGCCGGAGGACGAGGCAGGCCTCGCGTGGGCCTGGGCGGCGCGCGAGGAAGCCCTGCGGCGCGAGCTGCCCGCTCCCTTGGAATCGACGGCCTTCCCAGACGGGAACGAGCCACCCCCGGCCATCCTCTACACCGGGCCCACCTCCGGATTGAAGGACCTGCTCCGGCAGCTGGAGTCCCATGGACTGGAGGTACCGGTGTTCGCACCCGCGAGCCTCGCCGGGCCCTCCATGGTGGCCGGGGCGAGCCAGCGCGTGCGGTTCGTCTACCCACCGGGCCTGGAGGGCGACGAGGAGCGGCACCGGGTGCTCTCCGCCTTCCTCGGGCGCCATGGGCTGCGTCCGGGAAACGAGGCGCTCCAGCGCCACGCCTACGCCGCGGCACGAGTGCTGGTGGAGGCACTCCGGCGTGCGGGCACGGACGTGACCCGGGCCGAGCTGGTGCACGTGCTGGAGTCGATGCGTGACATCGACACGGGCGTGACTCCTCCGGTGACGTTCGGGGTGGACAGGCGCGTGGGAGTCCGGGGCGCTCAGCTCGTGCGGGTGGAGCCGGAGGGTGGCCGGCTTCAGGCCGCGTCGCCCTGGATTCCCCTCTCTCCGTAG
- a CDS encoding SCO family protein, whose amino-acid sequence MLPRLRCLAVLLALSTAAAASAQDTVRVPAPPPAESLQVQVPDVSLVDQHGRTVRLWSDLVRGQVVAINFVFTRCKTICAPMTATLARVRKELGPNAPVRFISITLDVAHDTPGKLARFAEPFSPGPRWSFLTGEPEQVKQALVALGGYTPDKEAHRPLVLVGNATAGRWLRVDGLGSASSILDALREVRAASAPPPELEDATAARDASAARYFTNTELIDQHGKPHRFYEDLIRGRKVLINFAFTSCKGVCSPMTKHLAEVQRKLGARVGQDITMITLSVDPANDTPESLARFARKFSTGPGWYFLTGARENVALVLKKLGGYTEDPAAHSSVLLIGDAATGTWVKAPAMSAADNLVYAVEHLDDPR is encoded by the coding sequence ATGCTCCCACGCCTGCGCTGCCTCGCCGTCCTCCTCGCGTTGTCCACTGCCGCCGCCGCGTCCGCACAGGACACCGTGCGCGTGCCCGCCCCACCTCCCGCCGAGTCCCTCCAGGTGCAGGTGCCCGACGTCTCCCTGGTGGATCAACACGGGCGCACGGTGCGCCTGTGGTCCGACCTCGTCCGGGGACAGGTGGTGGCCATCAATTTCGTCTTCACCCGCTGCAAGACCATCTGCGCGCCCATGACCGCCACCCTGGCGCGCGTGCGCAAGGAGTTGGGCCCCAATGCTCCCGTGCGCTTCATCTCCATCACCCTGGATGTGGCCCACGACACGCCCGGAAAGCTGGCCCGCTTCGCCGAGCCCTTCTCGCCCGGACCCCGCTGGTCCTTCCTCACCGGAGAGCCCGAGCAGGTGAAGCAGGCCCTGGTGGCGCTCGGCGGCTACACCCCGGACAAGGAGGCGCACCGGCCGCTCGTGCTGGTGGGCAACGCCACCGCGGGCAGGTGGCTGCGCGTGGACGGGCTCGGCTCCGCCTCCTCCATCCTCGACGCCCTCCGCGAGGTGCGCGCCGCCTCCGCGCCTCCTCCCGAGTTGGAGGACGCCACCGCCGCCCGGGATGCCTCCGCCGCCCGCTACTTCACCAACACCGAGCTCATCGATCAGCACGGCAAGCCCCACCGCTTCTACGAGGACCTCATCCGTGGCCGGAAGGTGCTCATCAACTTCGCCTTCACCTCCTGCAAGGGCGTGTGCTCGCCCATGACGAAGCACCTCGCCGAGGTGCAGCGCAAGCTGGGCGCTCGCGTGGGCCAGGACATCACGATGATCACCCTCTCGGTGGACCCCGCCAACGACACGCCGGAGAGCCTCGCCCGCTTCGCCCGGAAGTTCAGCACCGGGCCCGGCTGGTACTTCCTCACCGGCGCCCGGGAGAACGTGGCCCTCGTCCTCAAGAAGCTCGGTGGCTACACCGAGGACCCCGCCGCCCACAGCTCGGTGCTGCTCATCGGCGATGCCGCGACCGGCACGTGGGTGAAGGCCCCCGCCATGTCCGCCGCCGACAACCTCGTCTATGCCGTGGAGCACCTCGATGACCCACGGTAG
- a CDS encoding YncE family protein, which translates to MLLVLLLACQPRKEEGPRAPPPVAAPAPVTVTKAEVSVSFELQEGAEGTARFVLKDPRTGAPVRGARLLAWMDARPEGQPAPDEAACRARIKTYLGGLLAARADVDLNSFLLLTLNHDHTLSVIDPQLSFQRTKLRNLVSLGGAAGDWALRPDGGALYVTQPTHGSVSVVDTRRFVVQRNVRVGRAPGRLALAPDGRTLWVDNEGDGTVSVLDTTTQAVLGTLEVGEGPKAFAFGEGGRTAWLSSSRSEELVAVDVASREELGRVTVGPGTRALAYSEVARALYVVREQANEVLVVDGSRREVVHRLPVAPGPGALRFEPSGRWAFVLYPRGDRVDILDTASNRVAHSLTGFSAPDQVTFTSSFAYVRNTGDARVSLIELASLEKSGTPSVVQITMGQKKPTLARELGRSPAIAVLPEGNSVLVAGTADRALYLYSEGMMAPRGTHLNYGREPRAVLVLDRSLREVEPGVYAAQARPRKNGPHDVHVLLDSPRTPVCLTWTVSGVPEDAASAGTAPLVLEPGFEPSRLLTAGQRTSLRFRLTPAAHVKDQRPLVPEELQVMLFRPPSGHWLERPVPRRVEDGVFEIDVSPPEPGQYVLLVGAESRGATLGTLRDFKLGVQAAPTLRHVSEVQP; encoded by the coding sequence GTGCTGCTCGTGTTGCTGCTGGCTTGCCAGCCACGGAAGGAAGAGGGGCCACGCGCCCCGCCACCCGTGGCCGCGCCAGCACCCGTGACGGTGACGAAGGCGGAGGTGAGCGTGTCCTTCGAGCTTCAGGAGGGCGCGGAGGGCACGGCGCGCTTCGTGTTGAAGGATCCACGCACCGGTGCGCCCGTGCGGGGGGCGCGCCTGCTCGCGTGGATGGACGCGAGGCCCGAGGGACAACCGGCTCCAGACGAGGCGGCCTGCCGGGCCCGCATCAAGACGTACCTCGGCGGCCTGCTGGCGGCGCGGGCCGACGTGGACCTCAACTCCTTCCTGCTGCTCACCCTCAACCATGACCACACGCTGTCCGTCATCGATCCGCAGCTCTCCTTCCAGCGCACCAAGCTGAGGAACCTGGTCTCCCTGGGCGGAGCCGCCGGGGACTGGGCACTGCGGCCGGACGGAGGAGCGCTCTACGTCACCCAGCCCACGCACGGCTCGGTGTCCGTGGTGGATACCCGCCGCTTCGTCGTGCAGCGCAACGTGCGGGTGGGCCGAGCACCGGGGCGGCTGGCGCTCGCTCCGGACGGGCGCACGCTCTGGGTGGACAACGAGGGGGATGGCACCGTGTCCGTGCTCGACACCACCACGCAGGCGGTGCTGGGCACGCTGGAGGTGGGCGAGGGCCCCAAGGCGTTCGCCTTCGGAGAGGGCGGCCGGACGGCGTGGCTCTCCAGCTCCAGGAGCGAGGAGCTGGTGGCGGTGGACGTGGCCTCACGCGAGGAGCTGGGGCGCGTGACGGTGGGCCCGGGCACCCGCGCGCTGGCCTACAGCGAGGTGGCCCGGGCGCTCTACGTGGTGCGGGAGCAGGCGAACGAGGTGCTGGTGGTGGACGGCTCGCGGCGCGAGGTGGTGCACCGCCTCCCGGTGGCGCCAGGACCGGGTGCACTGCGGTTCGAGCCCTCGGGCCGCTGGGCCTTCGTGCTCTACCCGCGCGGCGACCGGGTGGACATCCTCGACACGGCCTCCAACCGGGTGGCCCATTCGCTCACCGGCTTCTCCGCGCCGGACCAGGTGACCTTCACCTCCTCCTTCGCCTACGTGCGCAACACCGGGGATGCCCGCGTGTCCCTCATCGAGCTGGCCTCTCTGGAGAAGTCCGGCACACCCTCCGTCGTGCAGATCACCATGGGCCAGAAGAAGCCCACGCTGGCGCGGGAGCTCGGACGCTCCCCGGCGATCGCCGTCCTGCCCGAGGGCAACAGTGTCCTCGTCGCCGGCACCGCCGACCGCGCCCTCTACCTGTACTCCGAGGGCATGATGGCCCCACGCGGCACCCACCTGAACTATGGCCGCGAGCCCCGCGCTGTCCTGGTGCTGGATCGCTCGCTGCGCGAGGTGGAGCCCGGCGTCTACGCGGCCCAGGCTCGCCCGAGGAAGAACGGCCCCCATGACGTCCACGTGCTGCTGGACTCGCCGCGCACGCCCGTGTGCCTCACGTGGACGGTGTCCGGCGTTCCCGAGGACGCCGCCTCCGCGGGCACGGCGCCCCTCGTGCTCGAGCCTGGCTTCGAGCCCTCCCGGTTGCTGACCGCTGGCCAGCGCACCTCGCTGCGCTTCCGGCTGACGCCCGCCGCGCACGTGAAGGATCAGCGCCCGCTGGTCCCCGAGGAGCTCCAGGTGATGCTGTTCCGTCCCCCATCCGGGCACTGGCTGGAGCGGCCCGTGCCCCGGCGCGTGGAGGACGGCGTCTTCGAGATCGATGTCTCCCCGCCCGAGCCAGGCCAATACGTGCTGCTCGTCGGCGCCGAGAGCCGGGGGGCCACGCTCGGCACCCTGCGTGACTTCAAGCTCGGCGTCCAGGCCGCTCCTACCCTCCGCCACGTCTCCGAGGTCCAACCCTGA